A single Candidatus Rokuibacteriota bacterium DNA region contains:
- a CDS encoding site-specific DNA-methyltransferase produces QYEGLGGQVQTIYMDPPYGVKFGSNFQPFIRRRDVKHGDDEDLTREPEMVQAYRDTWELGLHSYLTYLRDRLLLCRELLQPSGSIFVQISDENLHHVREVLDEVFGVDNFVALISFMKTGGQADSLLGAVSDYLLWYAKDHARIKYRQLFVTKERGGTGSGEYSWVELPDGTRRRLTKEESDNLTLLPEGSRLFIPDNLTSADITSTGTFVYRFNGKEFFPRGGHWKTTKDGLDRLRNANRLIIQGVTLRYVRYFEDFPVSPISNVWTDTAARGWFEEKLYVVQTVQKVMQRCVLMTTDPGDLLLDPTCGSGTTAYVAEQWGRRWITIDTSRVPLALARQRLLTATFSYYELRDQAQGPAGGFVYTRKQNQKGEEVGGIVPHITLRSIAQNEPPQEEVLVDRPEVESGVVRVSGPFVVEATIPTAIEVEPVSREAEAGYEADPVGRMIEVLRRSPTLRIAGNQSITLRNIRRPAKALDLHAEADIVEPTVEDLADEAARQKSLDMKRGKPVAFVFGPEHGPVTEQMVFAAAKEAHLKSYAHLFVVGFAVQPGASKLIQNCEQAVGLPATYVQASMDLLMGDLLKTTRASQIFAVTGAPDVSLVRLKQKGANGPLYRVELLGLDVFDAVTMQSEHRKGDDVPAWFLDTDYDDLVFHVSQAFFPRTGAWENLKRALKGTYEDSVWEHLAGTVSEPFAAGEHRKVAVKVIDDRGNELMVVKSLDEAKPER; encoded by the coding sequence GACACCTGGGAGCTCGGCCTCCACTCCTACCTGACCTACCTGCGCGACCGCCTCCTCCTGTGCCGCGAGCTGCTCCAGCCCTCCGGCTCCATCTTCGTCCAGATCAGCGATGAAAACCTGCACCATGTTCGAGAAGTCCTCGATGAGGTCTTTGGGGTAGATAATTTCGTCGCGCTGATCTCTTTCATGAAGACCGGCGGACAAGCAGATTCACTCCTTGGCGCCGTTTCGGATTATCTGCTGTGGTACGCCAAGGACCACGCGCGCATAAAATACCGACAGCTTTTTGTGACCAAGGAACGAGGTGGCACCGGATCCGGCGAATACTCCTGGGTCGAATTACCAGACGGCACCAGACGAAGGTTAACAAAGGAAGAAAGCGACAATCTCACCTTGCTGCCGGAAGGTTCTCGGCTCTTCATTCCCGATAACCTGACCTCGGCTGACATTACTTCAACAGGCACATTTGTCTACCGCTTCAACGGTAAGGAGTTCTTCCCGCGTGGCGGTCATTGGAAGACAACCAAAGACGGCCTTGATCGTCTGCGAAACGCTAATCGTCTGATAATCCAGGGCGTAACATTGCGATACGTCAGGTACTTCGAGGACTTCCCCGTCTCGCCGATCTCAAACGTGTGGACGGACACCGCAGCAAGAGGATGGTTCGAGGAAAAGCTCTATGTTGTCCAAACGGTCCAAAAGGTTATGCAGCGTTGTGTCTTGATGACCACCGATCCCGGCGATCTGCTACTCGATCCGACGTGCGGGAGTGGGACGACGGCGTACGTGGCGGAGCAGTGGGGGCGGCGGTGGATCACGATTGACACGAGCCGGGTGCCGCTGGCGCTCGCCCGCCAGCGGCTCCTGACCGCGACCTTCTCGTACTACGAGCTGCGTGACCAAGCCCAGGGACCTGCCGGGGGCTTCGTCTATACGCGGAAGCAGAACCAGAAGGGCGAGGAGGTCGGTGGGATCGTCCCCCACATCACGCTCCGCTCGATCGCCCAGAACGAGCCGCCTCAGGAGGAAGTCCTGGTGGATCGACCCGAGGTGGAGTCGGGCGTGGTCAGGGTCTCGGGCCCGTTTGTGGTCGAGGCCACCATCCCGACCGCGATTGAGGTGGAGCCGGTGAGCCGGGAGGCTGAAGCCGGGTACGAGGCCGATCCCGTCGGCCGAATGATCGAGGTCTTGAGGCGTTCCCCCACCCTGCGCATCGCCGGCAACCAGAGCATCACGCTCAGGAACATCCGCCGGCCGGCGAAGGCTCTGGACCTGCATGCAGAGGCAGACATTGTAGAGCCGACCGTGGAGGACTTGGCCGACGAGGCCGCTAGACAGAAGTCGCTCGATATGAAGCGGGGGAAGCCCGTCGCTTTCGTCTTCGGGCCCGAGCATGGGCCGGTGACTGAGCAGATGGTCTTCGCCGCGGCCAAGGAGGCCCACCTCAAGAGCTACGCCCACCTCTTCGTCGTGGGGTTCGCCGTCCAGCCCGGTGCCAGCAAGTTGATCCAGAACTGCGAGCAGGCCGTGGGCCTCCCGGCAACGTATGTCCAGGCCAGCATGGATCTGCTGATGGGCGACCTCCTCAAGACGACACGGGCCAGTCAGATCTTCGCGGTGACGGGAGCGCCCGACGTGAGCCTCGTTCGGCTCAAGCAGAAGGGCGCCAACGGGCCGCTCTACCGCGTGGAGCTGCTCGGCCTCGACGTGTTCGACGCCGTGACGATGCAGAGCGAGCACCGCAAGGGCGACGACGTCCCGGCCTGGTTCCTGGACACAGATTACGACGACCTGGTCTTCCACGTGAGCCAGGCGTTCTTTCCGCGGACAGGCGCCTGGGAGAACCTGAAGCGCGCCCTCAAGGGAACCTATGAGGACTCCGTCTGGGAGCATCTCGCCGGGACGGTCAGCGAACCGTTTGCGGCGGGCGAGCATCGGAAGGTCGCCGTCAAAGTCATCGACGACCGCGGGAACGAGCTGATGGTCGTTAAGTCGCTGGACGAGGCCAAGCCCGAGCGGTGA
- a CDS encoding DUF4258 domain-containing protein yields MKPIYFTRHARERIERRGTTEEDVIRAIRGGYREPAQRGLFLYRLTLEYRREWDGRYYAVQQVAPVVDETPDRFVVVTVYTFYFQEGEVR; encoded by the coding sequence GTGAAGCCTATCTACTTCACCCGTCATGCACGGGAGAGGATCGAGAGACGGGGGACGACCGAGGAGGACGTCATCAGGGCAATCCGCGGTGGGTACCGAGAGCCAGCCCAGCGCGGACTGTTCCTCTATAGACTGACTCTGGAGTATCGGCGAGAATGGGACGGGCGCTACTACGCGGTCCAGCAAGTGGCCCCTGTCGTGGACGAGACGCCGGATCGGTTCGTCGTTGTAACAGTCTACACCTTCTATTTTCAGGAGGGGGAAGTCCGATGA
- a CDS encoding DUF2283 domain-containing protein codes for MRISYDPEADALYIYLVEGTHECRVVRLTDDIALDFTEGEKLVGIEVLGASHLGITPDKPEVLLERLKGIIATAV; via the coding sequence ATGAGAATCTCGTACGATCCAGAGGCCGATGCCCTGTACATCTACCTTGTGGAAGGAACGCACGAATGTCGCGTCGTTCGGCTCACGGACGACATCGCGCTGGATTTCACGGAGGGGGAGAAACTTGTTGGGATCGAAGTGCTCGGAGCCAGCCATCTCGGGATCACCCCGGATAAGCCGGAGGTACTTCTCGAGAGACTCAAGGGAATCATCGCGACAGCTGTCTAG